The following are from one region of the Nicotiana tomentosiformis chromosome 7, ASM39032v3, whole genome shotgun sequence genome:
- the LOC138896076 gene encoding uncharacterized protein translates to MLKRTKVSITREKRTRDYVPEGTLSFNDEDAEGIMQPHNDALVISVLIDKSRVKRVLIDPGTSDNIIRSRAVEQLGMQDQIVPAIRVLNEFNMACETTKGEITLSVNTVGTVQEAKFYVIEGDMRYNSLFGRLWIHNMRAVLSTLHQVLKFPTPKGIKTVYGEQPTAKEMFAVDEVVPISTLLTPKELGLVTKGETK, encoded by the coding sequence ATGCTGAAGCGTaccaaagtatctatcacaagggaaaaacgaactcgggATTATGTGCCGGAGGGAACCTTATCCTTCAATGACGAAGACGCTGAAGGGATcatgcagccccacaatgatgcactggtaatatcagtACTTATtgataaatctcgagttaagcgtgtattaattgatccaggtacctcagaCAACATCATTAGATCGAGGGCTGTGGAACAGCTCGGCATGCAAGATCAGATTGTGCCTGCAATCCGAGTCTTAAACGAGTTTAACATGGcgtgtgagaccactaaaggggagataacattatcGGTGAACACTGTCGGGACCGTTcaggaagccaagttctatgtgatcgaaggggacatgaggtacaattcTTTGTTTGGGAGACtttggattcacaacatgagggcggtcctCTCGACTCTACACCAAGTGTTGAAGTTCCCGACGCCGAAAGGAATAAAAAcagtttacggagaacaaccgaccgcaaaagagatgtttgcagtcgacgaggtggtcccgatatccACACTTTTGACACCAAAGGAGCTGGGTCTGGTTACCAagggagaaaccaaatag
- the LOC104089622 gene encoding dnaJ protein ERDJ3A: MKTRRISITIVLCASLFVLNIESKTLDPYKVLGVDKNASQREIQKAFHKLSLQYHPDKNKNKGAQEKFAEINNAYDILSDEEKRKNYDLYGDEKGAPGFDAGGAGDHGGYTYFTSGGPGQSGFNFRPGGMGGQGGARSFSFSFGGPGSQSSFGFGLDDIFSNMFGGDMGSGNQFGGFGGFGGSGRSQSRTRNSAKSIPSINSQMYKKEISDKGMTWLLLSHTSTSRGIQHYESVIGEVASSLKGAMKVGSLNCETDASFCKGLGIYPRNAPRLFVYSLKSSGNGALVEYSDDLDVKRVKSFCQEHLPGFSKRIDLDHFDFGSQSIGGLPKVMLLSTKKDTPVIWRALSGLYRDRFVFYDAQVRDGSDPAVQKLGVNALPAIVGWLSNGEKHIIETGISVKDIKSAIQDLSGLLDTFEKKNKKAASQSKREQSEPEAKQVPLITGSNFNEICGEKTPVCVIGVFRSSKTREKLEKVLLSVSQKSLLRRQHVASGSRDSVTYALLDGAKQQSFLNAFDRSGYKSSDKLLLAYKPRKGKFAVFEGEVTTEEAESFISSVLSGDVQFSNTRQKPIAK; encoded by the exons ATGAAAACCCGACGAATTTCAATAACCATTGTTCTATGCGCATCGCTCTTTGTTCTCAACATTGAATCCAAAACGCTTGATCCTTATAAG GTGCTCGGAGTTGATAAAAATGCAAGTCAGCGTGAGATCCAGAAAGCTTTTCACAA GCTCTCACTCCAATACCATCCAGACAAGAACAAAAATAAGGGTGCACAAGAGAAATTTGCTGAGATTAATAACG CTTATGACATTCTGTCTGATGAGGAGAAGAGGAAGAACTATGACCTATACGGAGATGAGAAAGGAGCTCCTGGATTTGACGCTGGCGGTGCTGGAGATCATGGTGGATATACATACTTCACAAGTGGTGGACCAGGACAAAGTGGGTTTAACTTCCGTCCAGGTGGTATGGGTGGACAAGGAGGTGCAAGGTCATTCTCTTTTTCCTTTGGTGGTCCTGGCAGCCAAAGCTCTTTCGGATTTGGTTTAGATGATATATTTTCCAACATGTTTGGGGGTGATATGGGAAGTGGGAATCAATTTGGGGGTTTTGGTGGCTTTGGTGGTTCGGGCAGGTCTCAGTCTAGAACCAGGAACTCTGCTAAGAGCATCCCCTCCATAAACTCGCAGATGTATAAGAAAGAAATATCTGATAAGGGAATGACTTGGCTGTTACTATCTCATACATCTACGTCAAGAGGTATCCAACATTATGAATCTGTTATTGGAGAAGTCGCAAGCTCACTGAAAGGGGCGATGAAG GTGGGAAGTCTTAACTGTGAAACTGATGCATCCTTTTGCAAGGGCCTTGGCATATATCCCCGCAATGCACCAAGATTGTTTGTGTATTCATTAAAATCAAGTGGAAATGGTGCTTTGGTGGAGTACAGTGATGATTTAGATGTGAAGAGGGTGAAAAGTTTTTGCCAAGAACATCTTCCTGGATTCTCGAAGCGAATAGACTTGGACCACTTTGATTTTGGTTCTCAGAGTATAGGAGGTTTACCTAAAGTGATGCTTCTCTCTACAAAGAAGGACACTCCGGTTATTTGGCGTGCTCTTAGTGGCTTGTATCGGGATCGTTTTGTCTTCTATGATGCACAG GTTCGTGATGGTTCTGATCCTGCTGTCCAAAAGCTGGGAGTTAATGCTCTTCCTGCCATTGTTGGCTGGCTATCCAATGGGGAAAAGCATATAATTGAAACAGGAATTTCTGTAAAAGATATAAAGTCTGCTATTCAAGATCTAAGTGGTTTACTGGATACttttgaaaagaaaaacaagaaggcAGCTTCACAGAGTAAAAGAGAGCAGAGTGAACCAGAGGCTAAACAAGTACCACTAATTACAGGTTCTAATTTCAATGAAATTTGCGGGGAGAAAACTCCTGTGTGTGTGATTGGTGTTTTCAGGTCATCTAAAACAAGGGAGAAGCTAGAAAAAGTTCTATTATCG GTTTCTCAAAAATCATTATTAAGGCGACAGCATGTAGCCTCAGGCTCAAGGGATTCAGTTACCTATGCTCTTCTGGATGGAGCAAAGCAGCAGTCTTTCTTGAATGCGTTTGATAGATCAGGATATAAATCATCAGACAAGCTCTTGCTCGCCTACAAGCCGCGAAAGGGTAAGTTTGCAGTTTTTGAGGGGGAAGTTACTACTGAAGAAGCAGAGAGTTTCATTAGCTCCGTTCTCAGTGGGGATGTACAATTTTCCAACACGAGACAGAAACCTATAGCAAAGTAG